In Pollutimonas sp. M17, a single genomic region encodes these proteins:
- the atpG gene encoding F0F1 ATP synthase subunit gamma, producing MAGIKEIRTKIKSVQNTRKITKAMEMVAASKMRKAQDRMRAGRPYATKVREIAANLMQAHPDYSHPYMIERSNVRAVGIVVVSTDKGLCGGLNTNIMRLVLARLKEFEQKGIKVQATALGNKGAGVLSRIGANLVSQEVQLGDKPNLERLIGAIKVQIDDFIDGKIDAIYLATNRFVNTMKQDPSFIRLLPLPSGLADPFQAGDSTEGQDAPKSNYGWDYIYEPDSKTVIDELLMRYVEGLVYQAVAENMASEQSARMVAMKAASDNAKKVIGDLELVYNKTRQAAITKEISEIVGGAAAV from the coding sequence ATGGCCGGAATTAAGGAAATTCGAACCAAGATCAAGAGCGTGCAGAACACGCGCAAGATCACCAAAGCCATGGAGATGGTCGCGGCATCCAAAATGCGCAAGGCGCAGGACAGGATGCGTGCAGGCCGCCCCTATGCAACGAAGGTGCGCGAGATCGCCGCCAATCTGATGCAGGCGCATCCCGATTATTCGCATCCCTACATGATCGAACGCAGCAACGTGCGTGCGGTCGGCATTGTCGTCGTCTCGACCGACAAGGGCCTGTGCGGCGGCTTGAACACCAACATCATGCGTCTGGTGCTGGCTCGTCTCAAAGAGTTCGAGCAGAAGGGCATCAAGGTGCAGGCCACCGCCCTGGGCAACAAGGGTGCCGGCGTGTTGTCGCGCATCGGCGCCAACCTGGTTTCGCAGGAAGTCCAGCTGGGCGACAAGCCCAACCTCGAACGCCTCATCGGCGCCATCAAGGTCCAGATCGACGACTTCATCGATGGCAAGATCGATGCCATCTACCTGGCCACGAACCGCTTCGTGAACACCATGAAGCAGGATCCCAGCTTCATCCGCTTGCTGCCCTTGCCCAGCGGCCTGGCCGATCCGTTCCAGGCTGGCGACAGCACGGAAGGCCAGGATGCGCCCAAGTCGAACTATGGCTGGGACTACATCTACGAGCCCGATTCCAAGACCGTCATCGACGAACTCTTGATGCGCTATGTGGAAGGCCTGGTGTATCAGGCGGTGGCGGAAAACATGGCGTCCGAGCAGTCCGCCCGGATGGTCGCCATGAAAGCGGCATCCGACAACGCCAAGAAAGTCATCGGCGACCTTGAGCTGGTCTACAACAAGACCCGCCAAGCCGCCATTACCAAAGAAATTTCAGAAATCGTGGGGGGCGCTGCCGCTGTTTAA
- the atpD gene encoding F0F1 ATP synthase subunit beta, with protein sequence MSNGTIVQCIGAVVDIQFPRDRIPKIYDALKLVDTSSDFAEAGLTFEVQQQLGDGVVRTIAMGSSDGLRRGMEVANSGAPISVPVGEGTLGRIMDVLGRPIDERGPIQSEEVRAIHQDAPKFDELSPSVELLETGIKVIDLVCPFAKGGKVGLFGGAGVGKTVNMLELINNIAKAHSGLSVFAGVGERTREGNDFYHEMAEAGVIQMDNLKESKVAMVFGQMNEPPGNRLRVALSGLTMAEKFRDEGRDILFFVDNIYRYTLAGTEVSALLGRMPSAVGYQPTLAEEMGKLQERITSTKTGSITSIQAVYVPADDLTDPSPATTFQHLDSTVVLSRDIAALGIYPAVDPLDSTSRQLDPQVVGEEHYAVARGVQQTLQRYKELRDIIAILGMDELSPEDKQAVARARKIQRFLSQPFHVAEVFTGSPGKYVPLTETLRGFKMIVEGECDALPEQAFYMVGSIDEAFEKAKKIQ encoded by the coding sequence ATGAGCAACGGTACCATCGTTCAGTGCATCGGCGCCGTGGTGGATATTCAGTTCCCCCGCGACCGCATTCCAAAAATCTACGACGCGCTCAAGCTCGTCGACACCAGCTCGGACTTCGCCGAAGCCGGACTCACCTTCGAAGTGCAGCAGCAGCTGGGCGACGGCGTGGTGCGCACCATTGCCATGGGTTCCTCCGACGGCCTGCGCCGCGGCATGGAAGTGGCCAACTCGGGCGCGCCCATCTCGGTGCCCGTCGGTGAAGGCACACTGGGACGCATCATGGACGTACTCGGTCGCCCCATCGACGAGCGCGGTCCCATCCAGAGCGAAGAAGTGCGCGCCATCCACCAGGACGCGCCCAAGTTCGACGAGCTCTCGCCTTCGGTCGAACTGCTGGAAACCGGCATCAAGGTTATCGACCTGGTCTGCCCGTTTGCCAAAGGCGGCAAGGTTGGCCTGTTCGGCGGCGCCGGCGTGGGCAAGACCGTGAACATGCTGGAACTGATCAACAACATCGCCAAGGCGCACAGCGGCTTGTCCGTGTTTGCCGGCGTGGGTGAGCGTACTCGCGAAGGCAACGACTTCTACCATGAAATGGCTGAAGCCGGCGTCATCCAGATGGACAACCTGAAAGAGTCCAAAGTGGCCATGGTGTTCGGTCAGATGAACGAGCCTCCCGGCAACCGTCTGCGCGTGGCATTGTCCGGCCTGACCATGGCCGAGAAATTCCGCGACGAAGGCCGCGACATCCTGTTCTTCGTCGACAACATTTATCGCTACACCCTGGCCGGTACGGAAGTTTCGGCTTTGCTGGGTCGTATGCCTTCCGCCGTGGGTTATCAGCCTACGCTGGCCGAAGAAATGGGCAAGCTGCAAGAGCGCATTACCTCGACCAAGACCGGTTCCATCACGTCCATCCAGGCCGTTTACGTTCCTGCCGATGACTTGACCGATCCTTCGCCCGCCACGACTTTCCAGCACTTGGACTCCACCGTGGTGTTGTCGCGTGACATCGCCGCCCTGGGTATTTATCCCGCCGTCGATCCGCTCGACTCCACCAGCCGCCAGCTCGACCCGCAAGTCGTGGGCGAAGAGCACTATGCCGTGGCCCGTGGTGTGCAGCAAACGCTGCAGCGCTACAAGGAATTGCGCGACATCATCGCCATTCTGGGCATGGACGAGCTCTCTCCCGAAGACAAGCAGGCCGTTGCCCGCGCCCGCAAGATCCAGCGCTTCCTGTCGCAGCCCTTCCACGTGGCCGAAGTCTTTACCGGCTCGCCCGGCAAGTACGTGCCCTTGACTGAAACCCTGCGCGGCTTCAAGATGATCGTCGAAGGCGAATGCGATGCCTTGCCCGAGCAGGCCTTCTACATGGTCGGCTCCATCGATGAAGCCTTCGAAAAAGCCAAGAAAATCCAATAA
- a CDS encoding F0F1 ATP synthase subunit epsilon translates to MANLHVDVVSAEESIFAGEAKFVTLPGESGELGILPGHTPLISRIRPGTVKVVLADDSEVSIFVAGGILEVQPGAVTVLSDTAIRAEDLDEAKALEARKQAEEALRNTKDKADIAVVEAELAMLAAQAAAARKLSQTRRSH, encoded by the coding sequence ATGGCCAACTTGCATGTTGACGTCGTCAGCGCGGAAGAATCGATCTTTGCCGGTGAGGCAAAGTTCGTGACCCTGCCTGGCGAGTCGGGCGAGCTGGGCATATTGCCCGGCCACACGCCGCTTATTTCGCGCATCCGGCCCGGGACCGTCAAGGTCGTCCTGGCTGACGATTCCGAGGTCAGCATTTTCGTTGCCGGCGGCATACTCGAAGTCCAGCCTGGCGCGGTCACGGTATTGTCCGATACCGCCATCCGTGCCGAGGACCTCGACGAGGCCAAGGCCCTCGAGGCGCGCAAGCAAGCCGAAGAGGCCTTGCGCAATACCAAGGACAAGGCCGATATCGCCGTGGTCGAAGCCGAACTCGCGATGCTGGCGGCCCAGGCCGCCGCTGCGCGCAAGCTCAGCCAGACGCGCCGGTCGCACTGA
- the hemE gene encoding uroporphyrinogen decarboxylase, protein MTAPTLKNDVFLRALMREPVPYTPIWLMRQAGRYLPEYNETRARAGSFMGLAKNREYACEVTLQPLLRFDLDAAILFSDILTVPDAMGLGLDFLAGEGPKFAHPLRNEDDIRKLTVPDLSRLQYVFDAVSLIRKELDGKVPLIGFAGSPWTVGCYMVEGQGSSDYRLIKTMLYSRPDLLHHILEINAQTTRNYLNAQIQAGAQAVMIFDSWGGVLSDGLFQEFSLAYTQKVVQGLIRHHEGRAVPAIVFTKGGAQWMEGIAASGCDAIGLDWTANLAQARQRLGDSVALQGNLDPMALFGGEAAIRAQARKVIDDYGMVGKGGHVFNLGHGISRFTPPAAVQALVDEVHTYSRSKH, encoded by the coding sequence GTGACTGCACCCACTTTAAAGAACGATGTCTTCTTGCGCGCCCTCATGCGCGAGCCGGTTCCCTACACGCCCATCTGGCTGATGCGTCAGGCGGGCCGCTATCTGCCCGAATACAACGAAACCCGGGCGCGCGCCGGCTCATTCATGGGGCTGGCGAAAAATCGCGAGTACGCTTGTGAAGTCACGCTGCAGCCCTTGCTGCGCTTCGATCTGGATGCCGCCATTCTGTTTTCCGACATTCTGACCGTTCCCGACGCCATGGGGCTGGGCCTGGACTTCCTGGCCGGTGAAGGCCCGAAGTTCGCGCATCCCCTGCGCAACGAGGACGACATCAGGAAGCTGACGGTGCCCGATCTCTCCCGCTTGCAGTATGTCTTTGACGCCGTATCGCTCATCCGCAAGGAGCTCGACGGCAAAGTACCCCTGATCGGTTTCGCCGGTAGTCCCTGGACGGTGGGATGCTACATGGTCGAAGGGCAGGGGTCCAGCGATTACCGTCTGATCAAGACCATGCTCTACAGCCGGCCCGACCTGCTGCACCACATTCTTGAGATCAACGCGCAAACGACCCGGAATTACCTGAATGCGCAGATCCAGGCCGGCGCGCAAGCCGTCATGATCTTCGACAGTTGGGGAGGCGTGCTGTCCGACGGCCTGTTCCAGGAGTTTTCCCTGGCCTATACGCAAAAAGTGGTTCAAGGCCTGATCCGGCATCACGAAGGGCGAGCCGTGCCGGCCATCGTATTCACCAAGGGCGGCGCGCAATGGATGGAAGGCATCGCCGCCAGCGGTTGCGACGCCATCGGGCTGGATTGGACGGCCAACCTTGCCCAGGCCCGGCAGCGCCTGGGCGATTCTGTTGCACTGCAAGGCAACCTGGACCCCATGGCCTTGTTCGGCGGCGAAGCCGCCATCCGTGCCCAGGCCCGCAAGGTCATCGACGATTACGGGATGGTCGGAAAGGGCGGCCACGTCTTCAATCTGGGTCATGGAATTTCGCGTTTCACTCCCCCGGCAGCCGTCCAGGCCCTGGTCGACGAGGTTCATACCTACAGCCGTTCCAAGCACTAA
- a CDS encoding primosomal protein N', with the protein MQVALDVPLQGVFDYRAGAQVAVGTRVIVPFGRRKLVGVVVGLPPQPAFDPAQVKEIDQLLDDTPPLPADWLRLASFAAQYYQRPLGEVILPALPPSLRKVAAYQGKRSAGGPVQRLDRRKPAPAAAVAADRAPELNAEQAAAAQAIAALHTHKTVLLHGVTGSGKTEVYLHAIQAVLGRGRRVLFMVPEINLTPQLEQSLRARLAGLAGADALAVMHSGLADGERLQAWLRIQRGQARVLLGTRLSIFAPVPDLGLIIVDEEHDTSYKQQDGLRYSARDLAVWRGRDLDIPVVLGSATPSLESWKHADKGHYLRHTLAQRARDVELPSVRLVDTRRLAMQQGFSPQLIEALGQRLDSGQQSLIFLNRRGYAPVLNCASCGWVSQCPRCTAYTVLHRGSGRRNYLQCHHCGHQARVPHACPDCGDQDLKPMGRGTQRIEEHLAELFPQARIARIDADSTRLKGSAAALFAKVHAGEVDLLVGTQMVAKGHDFTNLGLVGVLNADAMLFAQDFRAPERLFAQLMQVAGRAGRHVKGGEVIIQTDYPEQAVYQALIRHDYQGFARYALDEREAIGLPPYAHQALLTSESRKLADALEFLARARALPQEDAAGYPTAPSLTLYDPVPLRVVRVANVERAQLLVESANRPALQAFLSTWAPAVADLARAHRVRCNLEVDPLEI; encoded by the coding sequence ATCCAGGTGGCGCTGGATGTTCCCTTGCAAGGGGTATTCGACTATCGGGCCGGCGCGCAGGTCGCTGTGGGCACCCGGGTCATCGTGCCGTTCGGACGTCGCAAGCTGGTGGGGGTGGTGGTGGGACTGCCGCCCCAGCCCGCATTCGATCCCGCTCAGGTCAAGGAGATCGACCAGCTACTGGACGATACGCCGCCTTTGCCCGCCGATTGGCTGCGCCTGGCGTCCTTCGCCGCGCAGTATTACCAGCGTCCCCTGGGCGAAGTCATACTGCCCGCATTGCCGCCGAGCTTGCGCAAGGTTGCCGCCTACCAGGGAAAGCGCTCCGCCGGCGGCCCGGTCCAGCGGCTCGACCGCCGCAAGCCCGCGCCGGCGGCCGCCGTGGCGGCTGATCGGGCCCCTGAGCTGAACGCCGAACAGGCCGCCGCCGCCCAGGCGATTGCGGCGCTGCATACCCACAAGACCGTGCTCCTGCACGGCGTGACCGGCAGCGGGAAAACCGAGGTCTACCTGCATGCCATCCAGGCGGTGCTCGGGCGCGGGCGGCGGGTTCTGTTCATGGTGCCCGAGATCAACCTGACCCCGCAGCTTGAGCAATCCCTAAGGGCCAGGCTGGCCGGCCTGGCGGGGGCCGATGCGCTGGCCGTGATGCATAGCGGCCTTGCCGACGGCGAGCGCCTGCAGGCCTGGTTGCGCATACAGCGCGGGCAGGCCCGGGTGTTGCTGGGCACCCGCCTGTCCATTTTTGCTCCCGTACCCGATCTGGGCTTGATCATTGTCGACGAGGAGCACGACACATCCTATAAGCAGCAGGATGGCTTGCGCTATTCGGCCCGCGACCTGGCCGTCTGGCGCGGCCGCGACCTGGATATTCCCGTGGTCCTGGGTTCGGCCACGCCCTCGCTCGAAAGCTGGAAGCACGCCGACAAAGGCCACTACCTGCGCCATACCCTGGCGCAACGCGCACGCGACGTGGAACTGCCCTCGGTACGTCTGGTCGATACCCGCCGCCTCGCGATGCAGCAGGGATTTTCGCCTCAGCTGATCGAAGCCCTGGGTCAACGGCTGGACAGCGGGCAGCAATCGCTGATCTTCCTGAACCGGCGCGGCTATGCCCCCGTCCTGAATTGCGCCTCATGCGGCTGGGTAAGCCAGTGCCCCCGCTGCACCGCCTATACGGTCTTGCATCGCGGCTCGGGCCGGCGCAATTATCTTCAATGCCATCATTGCGGCCATCAGGCACGCGTGCCGCATGCCTGCCCCGACTGCGGCGACCAGGACTTGAAGCCCATGGGCCGCGGCACGCAGCGCATCGAGGAGCACCTGGCCGAGCTTTTCCCCCAGGCGCGCATCGCGCGCATCGATGCCGACAGCACCCGGCTGAAGGGCAGCGCGGCCGCCTTGTTCGCCAAGGTCCACGCGGGCGAAGTCGATCTGCTGGTGGGCACCCAAATGGTCGCGAAGGGACACGACTTCACGAATCTGGGCCTGGTGGGCGTGCTGAATGCCGACGCCATGCTTTTTGCGCAGGATTTCCGGGCGCCGGAAAGGCTGTTCGCCCAACTGATGCAGGTGGCCGGGCGGGCCGGCCGCCATGTAAAGGGCGGCGAGGTCATCATCCAGACCGATTATCCCGAACAGGCTGTGTACCAGGCCCTGATACGGCACGACTATCAGGGCTTTGCCCGTTATGCCCTGGATGAGCGCGAAGCCATCGGGCTGCCGCCCTACGCCCACCAGGCTTTGCTGACCTCGGAGTCCCGGAAGCTGGCGGACGCGCTGGAATTCCTGGCGCGCGCCCGCGCCTTGCCGCAGGAAGACGCCGCCGGCTATCCCACGGCGCCCTCCCTTACGCTTTACGATCCGGTACCACTGCGTGTTGTCCGGGTGGCCAATGTGGAGCGCGCCCAACTGCTGGTGGAAAGCGCCAACCGGCCGGCTTTGCAGGCGTTTCTGTCGACGTGGGCTCCCGCGGTGGCCGACCTGGCGCGCGCGCACCGCGTGCGCTGCAATCTTGAAGTCGATCCGCTGGAAATATAG